AAGGTAAAATGTTTGTAGGGCATATTGTTTATCAAGTTAATTATTGATTGCTCAATAATCATTTTACTTGAAAACGTGTGCCCCTTTAAGTTGTCTTGATGTTTCACTTCGGAGTAGAATGCACCTACTAGGTATTGACAAGAAATTAAAGATATGCTAGGATATAGATAGATAATAATTATGGTTATTTAATATCATATTTAATTGCGAAAAGAACAGACTGTTAATGCGGTTGGTTGGTTATCCAATTGATTGCCTTGGTGGTCTACTCTTTTCGCAATTATTTACAAACATTTTTCTAAAGGAGGAAAAATGAAAAAGGTATGTTTTTTTCTGATTGTTATTGTTACATTGATAATAGCAATTGGATTGACGGGCTGTGGAAAGGATTCTTTGCCCGTTACAACAGCTTTAGGAATAGATGATTTCGAGATCGGAGATCATTTTATCATCCCAGGCTTTATTGATTCAACATCTTCAACTACGACTATTAGCAGCTCTGGTGAGGTAGAACATAAGACTGAATTTTACTGTCGAGATTCCTTGGGAAATGATTTTATAGCCACTGATAATTTCTGTCGGTCTGGCGTGGGTTACATCGAAATTGCCAGAATTTGTCAAACTGACCCCAAGCTTAATCTTTTTATTAAAAAGACTGGAGAGGGGGCTGTACTTTATTTATTCCCTTCTTACAGATAATCTCCCAAGAGTTAACCTTTATCCCCAGTGCTTGCGCTGGGGCTTTTTTATTCTTGTTTTACACCTTAAAACATGGTATAGTAGAGGTAAATAAATACAAATATATGTCTAAAAATAAAATAAACCCCGAAGAAGAATACATGGACTCAGATGCAGATGGCTTAACTGATGCGCAGGAAAAAAGAATGGGTACCAATCCACAGAATCCAGATACGGACGGTGATGGCGTTGGTGATTACGTAGAGGCCGTGGTGTATGGCAGTAATCCATTAGATCCAGACACTGACAAAGATGGTATGTCTGATGGCGATGAAATTAAACATGGTCGTAATCCTTTGGGCCCGGGGAACTTGAAAGATTTATTTATTCCTCATGCCGGCAATAATTATCAACCGCAATTTTTACACCCAAAAAGGTTAGCTTTTTATGGCTTATCGGCTGTAGTGGTTAAAGTCGTGGTTGTTTTGTTGGTTTTGTTATTCCCAATTACAGCTTGGTTATCGCCAGATATTTTACAAGAACAAAGTCAAAAAATTATTGAATTAACCAATGTAATTCGCCAAAATGTCGGTGTCACACCTTTGACGATGAGTGAGATTTTAAATAACGCTGCCTGGCAAAAAGCACAAGACATGTTAGTTAAACAATATTTTAGTCATACAGGACCGGATGATTTAACTTTAATAGATTGGTTAAATAAAGTTAATTATTCCTACAAAGTAGCTGGCGAAAATTTAGCCATTGGTTTTGCCAGTGCTGAAGAAGTAGTCAATGCTTGGACTAAAAGTCAAACCCATTATGCTAATATGATCGATCCTGAATTTACTCAGATTGGTGTGGGTATGTTCAGTGGTCAATTTGATCAGCAAGAAACCACCTTAGTGGCACAATATTTTGCTCAGCCCCAAAAAGAAGTTAAAAATGCATTAGTTCAAACCAATCAAGTTTTAGCTGATTTAGATTTAAATTTAGAAAATCAATCTTCATCGGGTCAGGTTTTAGCTGAAAAGGTGTATATCAAAGATTCGGTTTTGGAACCAAGTTTAATTAGTCCCGAAAATAATTTTTCAACAGCCACAGCACAAGTTAATTTAAAAATTCTAGCGCCACAGGCTAGTTCAATTATAATTTACCTTGATGGTAAAGAAGAAATTTCTCAAATCAAAGACATTAATCAAGATCAGGTTGAATTAAGTATTAACTTAACTCCAGGGCAACATGAATTACAAATAGAATCACAACGTGGCGATCAAAATTTGATTTCTCAAAAATATAACTTAACGCTTGACCAGATTGGTCCCGAAATTGATCATCAGCAAAGTCAACTTTTTATCGATCAGGCTCAAGGGCAAGACCATAAAATAGTTCAGGCAATTGTTTATTTAAGTTCAGATGCACAATCAGCTGAAGTGAATTTCAGTAATTATAAAATAGATTTGCAACAAGACGAAACTGATAAAACCAAATGGACGGGTAGTTTAATTATTTTTGATGAAGAAGATGAAAAATTAGAGACTATGACTTTAGCCAATGTTAAGGCGATTGATCAAGTTGGTAATCAAACACTGGAAGATTTAAATTGGGGTCAAATTATTCCAACGGAAACTTCAAAAATAAAACAGTATTTATTTATTAGAGATAATCCATCGTCTAAGGTGGCAGCAATATTTAATATTAGCGACTGGTATTTTAAAATTATTTTAATTTTATTTAGCTTGGTTTTAATTTTAGCTATTGTAATTAAAATAAAAAAACAATCACCCAAATTAATTATTTCGAGTTTAATTTTAATTGCTTTATTGTTAGCCCTGTTTTTTTTCTAATCAAATGTTAAAACATAAATCTACATTTTATTTAATTTTAATTTTAATCATTTTAATTCCCGTTAAATTGTGGGCCACGGAGATTGGTTTTGTTAATTCGAATATTTGGGTTTCAAATACTTCGCCGTTAGCTGGCCAAACAATTAAAATTTCATGTGTAATTGTAAATGACGACGAGCGCGATTTTGAAGGAAATTTGATTTTTTATAATAATAATCAACCCTTAAGCCAAGCGATTAATTTTAATTTAGCTGGTGGTGGAAATAGTCAAGTTTTAGCCATTGATTGGCTGGCAGAAGCGGGTGAACATCAATTTAAAGCTGTAATTGAAAGTGCTCGTTTTATAAATAGTGATCAAACTCAGGTTGAAGTTAGCGCTAATCAAATTAGTCATTCAACACAAATTATTTTTGTTGACGTAGATTCAGATGACGATGGAGTAGGTAATACGCAAGAAGAAGAACAAGGTACAGATCCCAACAATTCCGACACTGATGGAGACGGCGAAGATGATGGTCAAGATCCAAATCCAACCGACGCAACAATTTTTAATGGTCCAGATACTGACAATGATGGAATTTCAAATGCAGTTGATACAGATATTGATAATGATGGATTATACAATTGGCAAGAAGAAGAATTAAAAACTGATCCAAATCGACGTGACACGGACGATGATGGTGTTAGTGATAAAGAAGATGCTTTTCCTTTAGATCCTAACCGCTGGCAAGAAGTTTTAGGTATTAAAATTGAAAATCAAGATCAGGAAGTTGATTCGGAAATTAATGTCGAAAATTCATCAAAATCAGAAACTGATGATCAAAAATTAGCTGGTTCGGTTTTAGGCCAAAAGGTTTATAATCAAGATGGTTTAGAAAAAAAAGATGGCATTAAAAATGG
The nucleotide sequence above comes from Patescibacteria group bacterium. Encoded proteins:
- a CDS encoding CAP domain-containing protein; this translates as MSKNKINPEEEYMDSDADGLTDAQEKRMGTNPQNPDTDGDGVGDYVEAVVYGSNPLDPDTDKDGMSDGDEIKHGRNPLGPGNLKDLFIPHAGNNYQPQFLHPKRLAFYGLSAVVVKVVVVLLVLLFPITAWLSPDILQEQSQKIIELTNVIRQNVGVTPLTMSEILNNAAWQKAQDMLVKQYFSHTGPDDLTLIDWLNKVNYSYKVAGENLAIGFASAEEVVNAWTKSQTHYANMIDPEFTQIGVGMFSGQFDQQETTLVAQYFAQPQKEVKNALVQTNQVLADLDLNLENQSSSGQVLAEKVYIKDSVLEPSLISPENNFSTATAQVNLKILAPQASSIIIYLDGKEEISQIKDINQDQVELSINLTPGQHELQIESQRGDQNLISQKYNLTLDQIGPEIDHQQSQLFIDQAQGQDHKIVQAIVYLSSDAQSAEVNFSNYKIDLQQDETDKTKWTGSLIIFDEEDEKLETMTLANVKAIDQVGNQTLEDLNWGQIIPTETSKIKQYLFIRDNPSSKVAAIFNISDWYFKIILILFSLVLILAIVIKIKKQSPKLIISSLILIALLLALFFF